The DNA sequence GAGTTAATCAGCCTCTCCTTTATCCGCCAAAAAGAAAACGCCGTTTTCGTGGGTACCCCAGGAACTGGTAAGACGCATTTAGCTTGTGCTCTTGGCCAAATGGCCACGCATGCTGGTGTTGAAACACGCTTCTGGCGAGTCTCTGAATTGGTGGGAGAATTGGAACGCCAATGGAAGAACAACACGTTGGAGATCTTCAAGCACCGCTTTGACAAGGTGAAGTTGGTTATCCTAGATGAGATGGGCTATGTGCCGTTCACTAAGGAAGGTGCCGAGTTACTCTTCCAGCTGATCAGTGATTGGTATGAAACGAAAAGTATCATCATCACCAGTAATTTGGAGTTCAGCCAATGGAATAAGGTGTTTATCGATACACGTTTGACGGCGGCATTGGTGGACCGCTTGATTCATCACGCACACATTTTAAGCTTCACCGGAGAGAGCTTCCGGCTCAAAAACGCTCTATCAAGACCAAAATAATCAGAGAAAAATTTCAGGCGCAAATGTGTGTACTTTTTCTTTGCAATATTGTGTAGGAATGTCTTGCAAAACACACATGTGCTATCACCACATTCCACAGCTGAAAAATTTTATACTTTTATATGAAAACAACTTCTAAAAAAAGACAAAAAAATACTCTCGTGGTATAATATTTTTGAAAATAGTATGAAAGCTTGGATCTATGCCATTCCCGTGGTTATAGATCCTTTTTCTTTGTTTGTAATTAACTCGTCATATCTTTTTCCCGTCTTTAAAAGAACATAGACAATCCTTAATAATTTATGAGCTGTTGCAACAGCAGCCTTTGCCTTAGGCATACGTTGAGATAACTTCGCGAAGAAAGAATTGAAGTTTACCGATTTTGAACGACCGGCACTGATTCCTGCTCTACATAGAGCTACTTTTAAATATTTGTTCCCCTTCGTGGCATTCGAGCGCTTCTTTATGCCCGCACTTTCGTAATTACCCGGACACAAACCTGCCCAAGAAGCTAAATTCTCTACTGTATGAAAAGCATCCACTGTACAGCCTATTTCAGCGAGTATAACTTCTACTGTTAGTTTACTGATTCCAGGGATTTCTATGAGCCGGAGATATACATCTGAAAATTTTTCAGTGTATTCATCAATTAGTTGGTTTAGCTCTGAAATCTCTTCCTCCAAGCGCTGGATAGTTTGAAGATGCAAGTTTAATAACGCTCGATCACATCTGCTTAAACAACCATCCATCGCTCTAACGAGCTCTGCTATACTCGCTTTGACTTTTCCGTGGATTTCTCTTGAAACTACTTCTTCAGTAATTTTTTCACCATTGATAAATAGAGTCAAAAGAGCCTTACCTGTTTTTCCAAAGATATTGGACAAATAGCTAGTCAACTTTATATTGGCTCTTTGCAAAATATTATGGATTTCATTAACGCGCTTCGTTCTTTCTTGCTTTACTGAAGAACGCTGCCTTGTCAAATAACGCAATTCCTGTGTTTGTTTATCAGGAACGTAGCTGGCATTAACCAAGCCACAGCGCCCTAATAGCGCTATCCACTCCGCATCCTTCATATCTGTTTTTCTTCCAGGTACATTTTTTATGTGTTGAGGGTTGGCTAAAATCAGGTGAAAATCTTCGGGTTCCAATATATTCCAGACTGGTTTCCAATATTGCCCTGTACTTTCCATCAGTACATGCGACACTTCTAGCTCTTTCATCCATTCGGAAAGAGACCGTAGGTCAAAAGTTGTTGTGCCAAATGTTTTTTGGGTCTTTTTGGGGCGACTTGAAGTAAGTTTCCCAACGAGTACACAGGCTGTGATGGATTTTTGGTGAACGTCCAATCCACAGCAATGAGTCACCATTACTTCCATTAGAATCCTCTCCTAATTGAAATATTAGAAAGCAGCGGATTTATCCTTTTGGAATTAAAAAGTAATTTTATATTCAT is a window from the uncultured Trichococcus sp. genome containing:
- the istB gene encoding IS21-like element helper ATPase IstB, encoding METDRLEEVCKQLRLSHIPRVIGTEGFETKEDWLLFLLENELKCREELKTARLFKQAKFPVRRTLDNYDWHDHITLPNPTTKEELISLSFIRQKENAVFVGTPGTGKTHLACALGQMATHAGVETRFWRVSELVGELERQWKNNTLEIFKHRFDKVKLVILDEMGYVPFTKEGAELLFQLISDWYETKSIIITSNLEFSQWNKVFIDTRLTAALVDRLIHHAHILSFTGESFRLKNALSRPK
- a CDS encoding IS110 family transposase, coding for MEVMVTHCCGLDVHQKSITACVLVGKLTSSRPKKTQKTFGTTTFDLRSLSEWMKELEVSHVLMESTGQYWKPVWNILEPEDFHLILANPQHIKNVPGRKTDMKDAEWIALLGRCGLVNASYVPDKQTQELRYLTRQRSSVKQERTKRVNEIHNILQRANIKLTSYLSNIFGKTGKALLTLFINGEKITEEVVSREIHGKVKASIAELVRAMDGCLSRCDRALLNLHLQTIQRLEEEISELNQLIDEYTEKFSDVYLRLIEIPGISKLTVEVILAEIGCTVDAFHTVENLASWAGLCPGNYESAGIKKRSNATKGNKYLKVALCRAGISAGRSKSVNFNSFFAKLSQRMPKAKAAVATAHKLLRIVYVLLKTGKRYDELITNKEKGSITTGMA